One window of Ralstonia pickettii DTP0602 genomic DNA carries:
- a CDS encoding cobyric acid synthase CobQ (K03496: parA, soj; chromosome partitioning protein), whose amino-acid sequence MAKVFVIANQKGGVGKTTTTVNLAAGLAAQGQRVLLVDLDPQGNASMGSGIDKQALEHSVYQVLVGLASVTQARQRSETGKYDVLPANRELAGAEVELVELDQRERRLKQAIDEVDDQYDFVLIDCPPSLSLLTLNGLCAAHGVIVPMQCEYFALEGLSDLVNTIKQVHANLNRELKVIGLLRVMFDPRVTLQQQVSAQLESHFGDKVFKTMIPRNVRLAEAPSYGMPGVAFDPSSKGAKAYLDFGAEMIARVRQLG is encoded by the coding sequence ATGGCCAAGGTATTCGTGATCGCAAACCAGAAGGGCGGGGTAGGCAAGACCACCACCACGGTGAACCTCGCCGCCGGTCTGGCCGCGCAGGGCCAGCGCGTGCTGCTGGTCGACCTGGACCCGCAGGGCAATGCCTCGATGGGCTCCGGCATCGACAAGCAGGCGCTGGAACACAGCGTGTACCAGGTCCTGGTTGGCCTGGCCAGCGTCACGCAGGCGCGCCAGCGCTCCGAGACCGGCAAGTACGACGTGCTGCCCGCCAACCGCGAGCTGGCTGGCGCCGAAGTGGAGCTGGTCGAGCTCGACCAGCGCGAACGCCGGCTCAAGCAGGCCATCGACGAAGTCGATGATCAGTATGACTTCGTGCTGATCGACTGCCCGCCGTCGCTGTCGCTGCTGACGCTGAACGGCCTGTGTGCGGCACACGGCGTGATCGTGCCGATGCAGTGCGAGTACTTTGCGCTCGAAGGACTGTCGGACCTGGTCAACACCATCAAGCAGGTACACGCCAACCTGAATCGCGAGCTGAAGGTGATCGGCCTGCTGCGCGTCATGTTCGATCCGCGCGTCACGCTGCAGCAGCAGGTGTCGGCGCAGCTGGAGTCGCATTTCGGTGACAAGGTCTTCAAGACCATGATCCCGCGCAATGTGCGCCTGGCCGAGGCACCGTCCTATGGCATGCCGGGCGTGGCATTCGATCCGTCGTCCAAGGGCGCCAAGGCGTACCTGGACTTCGGCGCCGAGATGATCGCGCGCGTCAGGCAGCTGGGCTGA